From Actinopolymorpha cephalotaxi, one genomic window encodes:
- a CDS encoding alpha/beta hydrolase family protein, translating to MITTALRRAAVTACVSLAALGLLAPAAAQAGTAGSPADPPRPASLTLPRPTGPYGVGTDTLHLVDADRPDPWVPEAGPRELMVSMYYPARRGSGTPARYVTPGESELILASQGLTDLPADTLSTVRTYARSGAAPRAGRHDYPLVVLSPGFSFPKSSLSALAEDLASNGYVVAAVEHTYESVATTFPDGHVTTCVACETDLDPQQVIRGRATDVSFVLDELLGPHPVWRYARLVDPARIGMAGHSIGGASGGTTAVRDSRVRAVVNLDGTQFDPLPESGLEVPFMFVGTEDGHSPGGDDTTWDRDWQRLTGWKRWITVAGTVHASFTDYGTLADQLGLDLGQTIDGDRAVLVTNTYVGAFFDQHLRGRNRPLLDGPSRSYPEVRFRP from the coding sequence ATGATCACTACCGCTCTCCGGCGCGCGGCCGTCACCGCCTGCGTCAGCCTCGCGGCCCTGGGACTCCTCGCTCCCGCTGCCGCCCAGGCGGGGACAGCCGGCAGTCCGGCCGACCCGCCTCGCCCCGCCTCCCTCACCCTCCCCCGGCCCACCGGCCCGTACGGCGTGGGCACGGACACCCTGCACCTCGTCGACGCCGACCGTCCGGACCCGTGGGTGCCCGAGGCCGGGCCACGGGAGCTGATGGTCTCGATGTACTACCCGGCCCGACGTGGGTCGGGGACGCCGGCGCGCTACGTCACGCCCGGCGAGTCCGAGCTGATCCTCGCGAGCCAGGGCCTCACCGACCTCCCCGCGGACACCCTGAGCACGGTCCGGACGTACGCCCGTTCCGGCGCGGCACCGCGGGCGGGCAGGCACGACTACCCACTCGTCGTTCTCTCGCCCGGGTTCAGCTTTCCGAAGTCCTCGCTGAGCGCCCTGGCGGAGGATCTGGCGAGCAACGGCTACGTCGTCGCCGCCGTGGAGCACACCTACGAGTCGGTGGCCACCACCTTCCCCGACGGTCACGTCACCACCTGTGTGGCCTGTGAGACGGACCTGGATCCGCAACAGGTGATCCGGGGACGAGCCACCGACGTCTCGTTCGTCCTGGACGAACTCCTCGGGCCACACCCGGTCTGGCGGTACGCCCGGCTGGTCGACCCGGCCCGGATCGGGATGGCCGGCCACTCGATCGGCGGCGCGTCCGGCGGAACCACCGCCGTCCGCGACTCGCGTGTGCGGGCCGTGGTCAACCTGGACGGCACGCAGTTCGACCCGCTGCCCGAGAGCGGGCTGGAGGTGCCGTTCATGTTCGTAGGAACCGAGGACGGACACTCCCCAGGAGGCGACGACACCACCTGGGACCGGGACTGGCAGCGGCTGACCGGGTGGAAGCGCTGGATCACCGTCGCCGGCACGGTGCACGCCTCGTTCACCGACTACGGAACGCTGGCCGACCAGCTCGGCCTGGACCTCGGGCAGACCATCGACGGCGACCGCGCCGTGCTGGTCACGAACACCTACGTGGGTGCGTTCTTCGACCAGCACCTGCGCGGGCGGAACCGGCCGCTGCTCGACGGCCCGTCGCGGAGCTACCCGGAGGTGCGCTTCCGGCCGTGA
- a CDS encoding glycoside hydrolase family 3 protein — MQTTPSPNSATGRRAFVLGTAGALAGLVASSADVLARPGAAYADGGRRPEHAHDRTKKRIERLIASMTLQEKVGQLFVNVVYGATAETEDPNNTSLYGVSTPAEVIAKYHLGGVIYFVWAHNVNDPVQVAGLSNGLQAAAIASGASIPLLLSADQEQGPIVRLGPPATQFPSSMGLAASRCPENSEVTARITGQELAAVGINQDNAPDADVNINPANPVIGVRSFGSNPKLVSTFVVEEVKGYQNEAHILATAKHFPGHGDTTVDSHTGIPVITHTREQWETIDAPPFEAAIKAGVGCIMTGHLVFPALDPSEDPATLSYPIVTGLLRDQLGFEGLVITDALTMAGVRQKYGDARIPVLALKAGCDLLLMPPLMDVAFDAVVGAVRDGEISESRLDESLRRILGWKFGSGIVCDPFVDVDKVNEIVGTPAHLARADEIADQVITLIKNDDDLLPLPDSISTVLVTGSGETALSTFVTEFDARGVTPTKVVTGTKPTDDMIAASVAAARLNDLVVVCTQNAWDTTTLDPEGRQQRLVHELVATGTPVVAIAISAPYDIAHFTEVSTFLADYAGNAVTTKACVRVMFGEVNPRGKLPVSIPTAADPKVTLYPYGWGLSYDPVLMSMGR; from the coding sequence ATGCAGACCACACCTTCGCCGAACTCCGCCACCGGGCGGCGGGCGTTCGTTCTGGGTACGGCAGGCGCCCTCGCCGGCCTGGTCGCCTCCTCGGCCGACGTGCTCGCCCGGCCGGGCGCCGCGTACGCCGACGGCGGGCGCCGGCCCGAGCATGCGCACGACCGTACGAAGAAGCGGATCGAGCGGCTGATCGCCTCGATGACGCTGCAGGAGAAGGTCGGGCAGTTGTTCGTCAACGTGGTGTACGGCGCCACCGCCGAGACCGAGGACCCGAACAACACCTCGTTGTACGGCGTTTCCACGCCCGCCGAGGTCATCGCGAAGTACCACCTCGGCGGCGTCATCTACTTCGTGTGGGCGCACAACGTGAACGACCCGGTGCAGGTCGCCGGCCTGTCCAACGGGCTGCAGGCCGCCGCGATCGCCAGCGGGGCCTCGATTCCGCTGCTGCTGTCCGCGGACCAGGAGCAGGGGCCGATCGTGCGGCTGGGTCCGCCGGCGACGCAGTTCCCGAGCTCGATGGGGCTGGCGGCCAGCCGTTGCCCGGAGAACTCCGAGGTGACCGCCCGGATCACCGGCCAGGAACTCGCCGCCGTCGGCATCAACCAGGACAACGCGCCCGACGCGGACGTCAACATCAACCCGGCGAACCCGGTGATCGGCGTCCGGTCGTTCGGCTCGAATCCCAAGCTGGTCAGCACGTTCGTGGTCGAGGAGGTGAAGGGCTACCAGAACGAGGCGCACATCCTCGCCACCGCCAAGCACTTCCCCGGCCACGGCGACACCACGGTCGACAGCCACACCGGCATCCCCGTCATCACCCACACCAGGGAACAGTGGGAGACCATCGACGCGCCGCCGTTCGAGGCCGCGATCAAGGCCGGCGTCGGCTGCATCATGACCGGGCACCTGGTGTTCCCCGCACTCGACCCGTCCGAGGATCCGGCGACGCTGTCGTACCCGATCGTCACCGGGCTGCTGCGTGACCAGCTCGGCTTCGAGGGGCTGGTCATCACCGACGCGCTCACCATGGCCGGCGTCCGCCAGAAGTACGGCGACGCGCGGATTCCGGTGCTCGCGCTCAAGGCGGGATGCGACCTGCTGCTGATGCCGCCACTGATGGACGTCGCGTTCGACGCGGTGGTCGGCGCGGTGCGCGACGGCGAGATCAGCGAGTCGCGGCTGGACGAGTCGCTGCGCCGGATCCTGGGCTGGAAGTTCGGCTCCGGCATCGTGTGCGACCCGTTCGTGGACGTGGACAAGGTGAACGAGATCGTGGGCACTCCCGCTCACCTCGCCCGCGCCGACGAGATCGCCGATCAGGTGATCACGCTGATCAAGAACGACGACGACCTGCTCCCGCTGCCGGACTCCATCAGCACCGTTCTCGTGACCGGCAGCGGTGAGACGGCCCTGTCGACGTTCGTCACCGAGTTCGACGCGCGCGGCGTCACCCCCACCAAGGTCGTGACCGGCACCAAACCGACCGACGACATGATCGCCGCGTCGGTCGCGGCCGCGCGGCTCAACGACCTCGTGGTGGTGTGCACCCAGAACGCCTGGGACACCACGACCCTGGACCCCGAAGGCCGGCAGCAGCGCCTCGTGCACGAGCTCGTCGCCACCGGCACCCCGGTCGTTGCCATCGCCATCTCCGCGCCGTACGACATCGCCCACTTCACCGAGGTGTCGACCTTCCTCGCCGACTACGCGGGCAACGCCGTGACGACGAAGGCCTGCGTGCGGGTGATGTTCGGCGAGGTGAACCCGCGCGGGAAGCTGCCGGTCTCCATCCCGACCGCGGCCGATCCCAAGGTGACGTTGTATCCGTACGGATGGGGCCTGTCGTACGACCCGGTGCTCATGTCAATGGGCCGTTGA
- a CDS encoding glycoside hydrolase family 3 protein translates to MQTTPPTGEGSSGAPGRRAFVLGAAGAVAGLAGASADGFARPAPAHADTADTAAAAAIADRIASMTVAEKVGQLFVNVVYGATAHTSDANNTRLYGVATPAEVVAKYHLGGVIYFTWSNNLVDPVQVAGLSNGLQTAAVGNGGAVPLLISADQEQGTVVRLGPPATQFPSSMALGASRHSVNAQVTAQITGLELAAVGINQDNAPDADVNVNPRNPVIGVRSFGSSPNLVKTWVAAEVRGYQDDAGILATAKHFPGHGDTTVDSHTGLPVITHSRTRWQNVDAPPFVSAIAAGVDAIMVGHLVFPALDPSGNPATLSYPIITGILRNQLGFGGLVITDALTMAGVRQKYGDDRVPVLAVKAGCDLLLMPPRMDLAYNAVVAAVRSGEISGARLDASVARILRAKTAAGIVADPFVDVGKVRDVVGTPAHLARADQIADQTTTLIKNSRQVLPLSSAVRTVLVTGAGSAATQTLTDEFRSRGKTVTRLVTGTQPTTDQIAAAVAAARGKSLVVVCTQKAWDTTVDPLRHQRLLVRNLVATGIPVVAVAISDPYDIAYYTSVSTYLAAYAGNAVSMRACARVMFGEVNPTGMLPVSIPTAADAGVTLYPYAWGLSYPSMMMSRKH, encoded by the coding sequence ATGCAGACCACACCTCCCACGGGTGAAGGCTCCTCGGGGGCGCCTGGGCGACGGGCGTTCGTTCTCGGTGCGGCCGGCGCGGTGGCCGGTCTGGCGGGCGCCTCCGCCGACGGGTTCGCCCGGCCGGCTCCCGCGCATGCCGACACCGCCGACACCGCTGCCGCCGCCGCGATCGCCGACCGGATCGCCTCGATGACGGTGGCGGAGAAGGTCGGGCAGTTGTTCGTCAACGTGGTGTACGGCGCCACCGCGCACACCTCGGATGCGAACAACACCAGGCTCTACGGCGTCGCCACCCCGGCCGAGGTGGTGGCGAAGTACCACCTCGGCGGCGTCATCTACTTCACCTGGTCGAACAACCTGGTCGACCCGGTTCAGGTCGCGGGCCTGTCCAACGGGCTGCAGACCGCCGCCGTCGGCAACGGAGGCGCCGTTCCGCTGCTGATCTCCGCCGACCAGGAACAGGGAACCGTCGTCCGGCTCGGCCCGCCGGCCACGCAGTTCCCGAGCTCCATGGCGCTGGGGGCCAGCCGGCACTCCGTCAACGCGCAGGTGACAGCGCAGATCACCGGGCTGGAACTCGCCGCCGTCGGCATCAACCAGGACAACGCGCCCGACGCGGACGTGAACGTCAACCCGAGGAACCCGGTGATCGGCGTACGGTCGTTCGGTTCCAGCCCCAACCTGGTCAAGACGTGGGTGGCGGCGGAGGTACGCGGCTACCAGGACGACGCCGGAATCCTCGCCACCGCCAAACACTTCCCGGGCCACGGGGACACCACCGTCGACAGCCACACCGGGCTCCCGGTCATCACCCACTCCCGCACCCGGTGGCAGAACGTCGACGCGCCGCCGTTCGTGTCCGCGATCGCGGCGGGCGTCGACGCGATCATGGTGGGCCACCTGGTGTTCCCGGCCCTGGACCCCTCCGGGAACCCCGCGACGTTGTCGTACCCGATCATCACCGGGATCCTGCGCAACCAGCTCGGCTTCGGTGGCCTGGTCATCACCGACGCGCTCACCATGGCCGGCGTCCGCCAGAAGTACGGCGACGACCGGGTTCCGGTGCTCGCGGTCAAGGCGGGATGCGACCTGCTGCTGATGCCGCCGAGGATGGATCTCGCCTACAACGCCGTCGTCGCGGCGGTGCGGAGCGGCGAGATCAGCGGGGCGCGCCTGGACGCGTCGGTCGCCAGGATCCTGCGCGCCAAGACCGCGGCCGGGATCGTGGCCGATCCGTTCGTCGACGTGGGCAAGGTGCGCGACGTCGTCGGAACGCCCGCCCACCTCGCCCGCGCGGACCAGATCGCCGACCAGACCACCACGCTGATCAAGAACTCCCGCCAGGTGCTGCCGTTGTCCTCTGCCGTTCGCACCGTGCTGGTCACCGGAGCCGGCTCGGCGGCGACCCAGACGCTCACCGACGAGTTCCGGTCCCGCGGGAAGACCGTCACCCGGCTGGTCACCGGCACCCAGCCGACGACCGACCAGATCGCTGCGGCAGTCGCTGCTGCCCGGGGGAAGAGCCTGGTCGTGGTGTGTACGCAGAAGGCGTGGGACACCACCGTGGACCCGCTGCGCCACCAGCGCCTCCTCGTGCGCAACCTGGTCGCGACCGGCATCCCGGTGGTCGCGGTCGCGATCTCCGACCCGTACGACATCGCGTACTACACCTCGGTGTCCACGTATCTCGCGGCGTACGCGGGGAACGCGGTGTCGATGCGGGCGTGCGCGCGGGTGATGTTCGGTGAGGTGAACCCGACCGGCATGCTGCCCGTCTCCATCCCGACCGCGGCCGACGCCGGCGTGACGTTGTACCCGTACGCGTGGGGTTTGTCGTACCCGTCGATGATGATGTCAAGGAAGCATTGA
- a CDS encoding class I SAM-dependent DNA methyltransferase, whose translation MTDVEAPHLHVTRTAYDTVAADYAELLRDELAGKPVERAMLAAFAELVRSDGGGPVGDLGCGPGRVTGHLAGLGLDAFGVDLSPGMLAQARRDHPGLRFAEGTITALDLPDAELAGALGWYSVIHTPPAEQGAVFAEFARVLRPGGRLLLGFQVGEDQRIRRERAQAYGHEVTYDIYRLSPDRVIRDLRDNGFALHARVVREPEDREPTPQCFVLATRA comes from the coding sequence GTGACCGACGTCGAAGCCCCCCACCTGCACGTGACCAGAACCGCCTACGACACCGTCGCCGCCGACTACGCCGAGTTGCTACGGGACGAGCTGGCCGGCAAGCCGGTGGAGCGGGCGATGCTCGCGGCGTTCGCCGAGCTCGTACGGTCCGACGGCGGCGGACCGGTCGGCGACCTCGGGTGCGGACCCGGCCGGGTCACCGGGCACCTGGCCGGCCTCGGCCTGGACGCGTTCGGCGTCGACCTGTCACCGGGGATGCTGGCGCAGGCGCGCCGGGACCACCCCGGGCTGCGGTTCGCCGAGGGCACGATCACCGCGCTGGACCTGCCCGACGCCGAACTCGCCGGGGCCCTCGGGTGGTACTCCGTCATCCACACCCCGCCCGCGGAGCAGGGGGCGGTGTTCGCGGAGTTCGCCCGGGTGCTGCGTCCCGGCGGCCGGCTGCTGCTCGGCTTCCAGGTGGGGGAGGACCAGCGCATCCGCCGGGAACGCGCACAGGCGTACGGCCACGAGGTGACGTACGACATCTACCGGCTGAGCCCGGACCGGGTGATCCGGGACCTGCGGGACAACGGGTTCGCGCTGCACGCCCGGGTGGTCCGGGAGCCGGAGGACCGGGAGCCGACGCCGCAGTGCTTCGTGCTCGCAACCCGAGCTTGA
- a CDS encoding beta-ketoacyl-[acyl-carrier-protein] synthase family protein produces MTAGNEAVLVTGLGATTPLGGDVDSTWAAMLAGESGITPLEAEWAADLPVRMAGRLKVDPSEVMGRVEARRLDRCEQIALIAARQAWEHAGRPEVEPERFAVAIGTGIGGVLTTLGQDDVLETSGVRRVSPHTVPMLMPNGPAAYVSMEFGARGGAHTPVSACASGAEAIALGLDLIRLGRADVVIAGGTEACISALPLVGFANARAHSMRNDAPTEASRPFDVDRDGFVFAEGAALLVLERADFAAARSARVHATLAGAGITSDAGHITAGSQDGQARAIRMALKSAGVSPEEIGLVHAHATSTPMGDITEAGSVTEAIGTHPAVTATKSMTGHTFGAAGAIGAMAAILALREQVVPPTINLHQLDPQVKLDVVSGEARKMQLNAALANSFGFGGHNAALVFTTAP; encoded by the coding sequence ATGACTGCTGGCAACGAGGCCGTTCTGGTGACCGGACTCGGCGCGACGACACCGCTCGGCGGGGACGTCGACTCGACCTGGGCGGCCATGCTCGCGGGCGAGTCGGGGATCACTCCGCTCGAGGCGGAGTGGGCGGCCGACCTCCCGGTGCGTATGGCGGGCCGGTTGAAGGTCGATCCCAGCGAGGTCATGGGCCGGGTCGAGGCCCGGCGACTGGACCGCTGCGAGCAGATCGCCCTGATCGCCGCCCGGCAGGCCTGGGAGCACGCCGGCCGGCCCGAGGTCGAGCCGGAGCGGTTCGCGGTGGCGATCGGCACCGGCATCGGCGGTGTGCTCACCACCCTCGGCCAGGACGACGTACTGGAGACCTCCGGTGTACGCCGGGTCTCCCCCCACACCGTGCCGATGCTGATGCCGAACGGCCCGGCTGCGTACGTCAGCATGGAGTTCGGCGCCCGCGGCGGCGCACACACCCCGGTCAGCGCCTGCGCGTCCGGCGCGGAGGCGATCGCCCTCGGGCTGGACCTGATCCGGCTCGGCCGTGCCGACGTCGTGATCGCCGGTGGTACGGAAGCCTGCATCAGCGCGCTGCCGCTGGTCGGGTTCGCCAATGCGCGCGCCCACTCGATGCGTAACGACGCACCCACGGAGGCGTCGCGTCCGTTCGACGTCGACCGGGACGGCTTCGTCTTCGCCGAGGGTGCCGCCCTGCTCGTCCTGGAGCGCGCCGACTTCGCGGCCGCCCGGTCGGCGCGCGTGCACGCCACCCTCGCCGGGGCCGGCATCACCTCCGACGCCGGCCACATCACCGCGGGTAGCCAGGACGGCCAAGCCCGCGCGATCCGGATGGCGCTGAAGTCCGCCGGGGTGAGCCCGGAAGAGATCGGGCTCGTCCACGCGCACGCGACCTCGACGCCGATGGGCGACATCACCGAGGCCGGTTCGGTCACCGAGGCGATCGGCACCCACCCGGCCGTGACCGCCACGAAGTCGATGACCGGCCACACGTTCGGGGCCGCGGGCGCGATCGGTGCGATGGCGGCGATCCTCGCTCTGCGCGAGCAGGTCGTACCCCCGACGATCAACCTCCACCAGCTCGACCCGCAGGTGAAGCTCGACGTGGTGTCCGGCGAGGCGCGCAAGATGCAGTTGAACGCGGCGCTGGCCAACTCGTTCGGCTTCGGCGGGCACAACGCGGCACTGGTGTTCACCACCGCCCCGTGA
- a CDS encoding VOC family protein, producing the protein MTAVVHNIVFDCADPFELAQFWSKVTGRSLAADDFPGDPEASISQPFGPTLFFCRVPEPKSVKNRVHVCLRPAGDPDTEVKRLLEVGATMVTDRRSGVDHGWAVLADPEGNEFCVLRRSASDHPAATD; encoded by the coding sequence ATGACCGCCGTCGTACACAACATCGTGTTCGACTGCGCCGACCCGTTCGAGTTGGCGCAGTTCTGGAGCAAGGTCACCGGCCGTTCGCTGGCCGCGGACGACTTTCCCGGTGACCCCGAGGCCAGCATCTCCCAGCCGTTCGGGCCGACGCTCTTCTTCTGCCGGGTGCCCGAGCCGAAGTCGGTGAAGAACCGCGTCCACGTGTGCCTGCGCCCCGCGGGCGATCCCGACACGGAGGTCAAGCGCCTGCTCGAGGTCGGCGCGACCATGGTCACCGACCGCCGCAGCGGCGTCGACCACGGCTGGGCGGTGCTCGCCGACCCCGAGGGCAACGAGTTCTGCGTACTCCGCAGGAGTGCGAGCGACCACCCGGCCGCGACGGACTGA
- a CDS encoding TetR/AcrR family transcriptional regulator, whose product MAGLRERKKWETRRRISDVATGLFFARGFDNVTIAEVAEAAGVSRMTVFNYFPRKEDLFLDRAADTVVDFRRAISERAPGEPVAEAVRRLHRGWLSERHPMSGVVDQGQVFWKVVDETPALRARTVEQQDEFRAELVGILRAEGFDEVSATLGAGFVAAAHATVYDSARLRIMAGDKVAKVRRGQEAVVERVFDALADAMRGLEPHRHAVL is encoded by the coding sequence ATGGCCGGGCTACGGGAACGCAAGAAGTGGGAGACGCGGCGGCGGATCTCCGACGTCGCCACCGGACTGTTCTTCGCGCGAGGCTTCGACAACGTGACCATCGCCGAGGTGGCCGAGGCGGCCGGTGTGTCCCGGATGACGGTGTTCAACTACTTCCCGCGCAAGGAGGACCTGTTCCTGGACCGGGCCGCCGACACGGTGGTCGACTTCCGGCGGGCGATCAGTGAGCGCGCCCCCGGCGAACCCGTCGCCGAAGCGGTGCGCCGGCTGCACCGCGGCTGGCTCTCCGAACGCCATCCGATGTCGGGCGTCGTCGACCAGGGACAGGTGTTCTGGAAGGTCGTGGACGAGACGCCGGCGCTGCGTGCCCGCACCGTGGAGCAGCAGGACGAGTTCCGCGCGGAGTTGGTGGGCATCCTCCGCGCCGAGGGCTTCGACGAGGTGAGCGCGACCCTTGGTGCGGGGTTCGTCGCCGCCGCGCACGCCACGGTCTACGACTCCGCCCGGCTTCGGATCATGGCCGGCGACAAGGTGGCGAAGGTGCGCCGGGGACAGGAAGCCGTGGTGGAGCGGGTGTTCGACGCGCTCGCCGACGCCATGCGCGGCCTGGAACCGCACCGACACGCAGTGTTATAA